The Euleptes europaea isolate rEulEur1 chromosome 7, rEulEur1.hap1, whole genome shotgun sequence genomic sequence GTGTAGGACGGCAGAGTCTTTTCGGGTCATAAGACTAACTTACTCCTCAGGAAAGTGTTAGCACTTTGGCGAAATCCAGACTTGTAGGTAGCttcttttgtgtgtatgtttgtttgtgtgtgtaagagagagagagagagagagagagagagagagagagagagagagaatttcatTTTTGTCGTTGCAGTTTGTTACATTTTGTGTTGTGCTGGGTGATGTTTTTTTGTAGTAATACTCCTTGCCTTATGGATGTGCAGTTACCAACATCGTCTTCAGAAACATTCCAGCAACATAAAGACGGCAGAGTAAATGAAAACACTGTGGATGTCAGGGGATTATTGACTCCTGTTTCAGCGAAACAAGAGCATGAAAtgcttatttcatttttttctttcatttttttaaaaaaagtctttccTTTCTGATTGCATTCCCTGTgttcttgttttcccttttttttgttaAACTTTGTATGTGCTTCAtaaaaagtaaagtaaataaGTTTTGTTTTTATGTCTCAGATAAAATGAAGACTATTTCTATACAATTGTTCTTTCGGCTCTTGGGATCAGACATAGTATTCCTTATCCTTGTTTTTCTTATTTTTGCTGGAGCTTTTAGAGCTGTTTGGTTGCTTTTCCTTAATCACAGCCCCGTTGGACTGTGCTGAGTTACTGATGTAGTTTCGACTCTCGTCAACGTGGTAGGAACCTTCATCCCGGTTTCTGTACTTGTACATGGCATAAAGGAGGATGAGAATGCACAGAGCAGCGGCTGCCACAATCCCAACCACCATGCCAGTCGTGCTGCTGGATTCCCGGACCACTTCGTCAGAACTTGGATATCCTCTCCCTCCAGCCTTGGTGGGACTTGCTGTAGGTAAATGATGAAAGAAACATTTATACAGTGCATAGCAGAAACCATCTGTACATCCTATCTCTGTATATTGTCAGAACCCATTTCATAGATCAGGCAAAGTTGACATTAACCATATGCATCTGGGCGTGTCTCCATGGGCGGGACATTCCTTTATTCAAGTTTGGTAATCTGGGATTAAACCAGAAGTATAAGACAAATCCCTTACCTAAAAACAATATCTTAAATTGCACATATGACTCCTTAGCTCCTACAGTATCTTAAACTTGTGCAAGCAACCCAAGACTAATCTATTCATTCAGCAAAGGCCGTGGGAGAGTCCTTCAGGAACTGCACCACTTTATAATGCTGATGGGGGGGATCATATATATGAGTACTCCTGCATGTTAAAAACTCATTGTTTTTGGACACCTCCTTGATCAGCTCGTGTTCTATGTCTAGGAGCATTTAAACTTGTGAACCCATTATATATTATAAAATAGTTATTTCCAGCAGTTCGTACAATGTACCTTTTTCTAAGTGTGGGTGACTGAAAGCAGCTGTCCCACATAATGATGGGTATCCAACAGCATGAACACATAAAGGAAAACTACACGTACAGACAAGTTTTTACTAGCTGTTTTTGCCTAGCGGCTCCCATGGTACAAAGGGTAAGTTGGTTTTAAAACAGGGCAGCTGTTTGTATCTTTAGTAAAGGGAATTTTTGCGACAGAACAAGTAAGCAAACCATGCTTTCACATGTGGTTCTCTCACAAATGTTCACGACTCTTCTTTAGAGCTAACTATCGCTTCCATCTGCTCTACAGAGAGACATAGGGCTAGTAGGGTTTGAAGATCCACAGTTATATAGACTGCAGGGATCAGATGCAGTACATCAGTGTGTCCAGCCCTTGAAGAAAACCCCATACAGACATGACATTAGTTGTCGAGAACCTGCCTGttatgtgatatatatatatatatatatatatatatatatatatatatatatatatatatatatatatatatatatatatataaactataattattattattcagatttTTGCAAAACTTTTTGAATTCATGCATAGAAATAAAATTTATATCCACACATCgaaagcaaaaaaaccccaaaggaatgaaaaaagatgacaatGCACAAAAAATTAACATTATTGAGATCTACTGAAAGACTCATGACCTACCAGCATGAGTCAGAGTAAAGAGATAGGCTCTTCTGTACTTCCTTAAGGCCACCAAGCCTGCCCTACAATTTTGACCTCAAAACAGAAATGTAGGAAATAACACTCTTTCAGGAAtacttatttctttctttccagttcCTTCAGATATTTTACCTGGACAGTATCTTCTACATCTAGATTTCTCTTTAAGGAAAATTCGATGGCAAGTTAGAGAGGTGTGAAGCCTCCCTGAGAAACGTTATTAACTGTAACTGAAATTCATTTCTAAGATCCCCCATATTCACCCCACACTTCCCTTTAAGCTGGTCCCATTGCCAGTCTTCAGTTGACCTATATAACAAGTACAAGATGTGAAATGAGTCCGACAGTTACATTTAATTGTGTACAGAGCTTTTTGGATAAGTGTCTGATGACATATGTTGCAGATAAAAACAacaagaaggagggggggaaatccccaagcAGCCTGAAAGAGCCAATCAAAGACTATCAGGTTAataattaaaaggggggaaaggctgcATCCACAAGGCATGATGAAATACACAATTTGGTAACAAATATCTTACAAAACTATTACAATGAAATTGGTTAATCTGACAATGCCTGTCACATTTATCAGTGCCATGTCTGAAATTAAGAGCTAAAGTTTCGGGTTGCATTGTTTCATTTTCAGGCAGGAATGGAAATTGTCAAACCTGGTTTGGCTGACATCGCCTTCAGTAATTAAAAAAAGTCAAGCCATCCAAAAATTACCTCTGGAAATCATTCAGAGCCAAATGCCTCTCTACATGCTTTGCCCTTAGAATGTGCCTCTGTACACACAAGCCCTGATGCAGCTTGGGGTACTATGCACACGGG encodes the following:
- the NRXN1 gene encoding neurexin-1 isoform X27 codes for the protein MDMRWHCETSQTTDDILVASAECPSDDEDIDPCEPSSASPTKAGGRGYPSSDEVVRESSSTTGMVVGIVAAAALCILILLYAMYKYRNRDEGSYHVDESRNYISNSAQSNGAVIKEKQPNSSKSSSKNKKNKDKEYYV
- the NRXN1 gene encoding neurexin-1 isoform X26, which produces MDMRWHCETSQTTDDILVASAECPSDDEDIDPCEPSSGGLASPTKAGGRGYPSSDEVVRESSSTTGMVVGIVAAAALCILILLYAMYKYRNRDEGSYHVDESRNYISNSAQSNGAVIKEKQPNSSKSSSKNKKNKDKEYYV